The Nostoc sp. NIES-3756 DNA window ACTGATCCTTATTTGAATCGCGGTACAGCTTTGGAAGGCTTGGGAAAATGGGAAGACGCGATCGCCGATTATAATCATGTATTAGAACTCGACCCTAATGATGCAATGGCGTATAACAATCGGGGAAACGCCAAAGCTGGTTTAGGAAAATGGGAAGATGCGATCGCTGATTATAAAAAATCCTTTGAAATAGCGCCTAATTTTGCTTTTGCCCGTGCTAATTATGCCATTGCTCTCTATGAAATTGGGCAAAAAGACGAGGCAATTCATGAAATGCGGAATATTCTTCGCAAATATCCCAATTTTGCTGATGTACGTGCGGCTTTAACTGCTGCTTATTGGGTAAATGGACAACAGGGGGAAGCAGAAAGTAATTGGGTTGCGGCTTATGGTTTAGATAGTCGTTATAAAGATATGAACTGGGTGAAAAGTGTGCGTCGCTGGCCTCCGAGTATGGTGGCTGCTTTGGATAGGTTTTTGCGGCTGGAGTAAGGGTGGAGTTTGAACCACAAAGGCGCGGAGGCACAGAGTATCTATGACCTACACTCCACCTAAAATACTCACCTTTGAGGAATTTATCGCTCAATATGGTGATAATACTCGTTACGAACTAATTGATGGGGAATTAAGAGACATGGAACCTACAGGCCCCCATGAAGCTGTGGCTGGTAGTATTGCAGGTAGAATCTATGTCGAAATATTTAGTGCAAATTTTAACTGGTTGGTTCCTAAAACTTGTCTAATTAAACCACCTGCTGCTGAAGCCACAGCACTACGTCCTGATGTGATTGTTTTAGATAAAGCAGAACTTAGTAAAGAACCTCTTTGGCAAAAGCAACCTGTGATTTGTAACGGTAGTACCATCAAACTTGTTGCGGAAGTTGTGAGTACAAATTGGCAAGATGATTATGCCAGGAAAGTAGAAGAATACGCTTTTTTAAATATTCCCGAATATTGGATTGTAGATTTTCGAAGTTTAGGTGGTTTGCAATTTATCGGCAATCCAAAACAACCTACATTTACTGTTTGTCATTTAGTTAACGGTGTATATGAACAACAGCAATATCGTTTAGGAGATACTATTTATTCTTATCTATTCTCAAATTTAAAACTGAAACTTGATGATATTATGCCTAATTGATAATAGATATTGTTCCAAAATTTAATTAGGATTAAATTTATGCAGCAATTTATTATTTATGTTGATGTAGACGATACTCTTATTCGTACATTTAGCGGTAAACGTATTCGGATTCCATCAACAATCAACCATATCAAAGAACTGAAGCAACAAAATGCTGTACTTTACTGTTGGAGTTCGGGTGGAGCAGAGTATGCAAAAATGGTTGCTGAAGAACTTGGTATATCAGAAATATTTGCAGCTTTTTTACCTAAACCAAATATGCTACTCGACGATCAGAATGTTAATGATTGGAAATATTTAATCCAAGTTCATCCTATGTCTTGTAATTCCATGAGTTTAGATAAATATAGGCAACAAGTTTTTGATAATGTTAGCTTTGCTGGCTACGACGATGATTAGCGGCTTGTAGTAATAAAGATTCCGCAAAAGCGATCGCATCACTTGCCGATTTCCCTCCAGCTAGTTGTGCTAGTTCTTCCCGGCGCTTGGTTAAGTCATCCAA harbors:
- a CDS encoding tetratricopeptide repeat protein, with the translated sequence MIKLISVVLSLLLAFGWVKPVMAQSQQPLITQEQIEQGEEWKNQAFAATNKGDFVTAEQYWTKIIDNYPTNPGAWSNRGNSRVSQNKLEAALTDYNKAIELAPNVTDPYLNRGTALEGLGKWEDAIADYNHVLELDPNDAMAYNNRGNAKAGLGKWEDAIADYKKSFEIAPNFAFARANYAIALYEIGQKDEAIHEMRNILRKYPNFADVRAALTAAYWVNGQQGEAESNWVAAYGLDSRYKDMNWVKSVRRWPPSMVAALDRFLRLE
- a CDS encoding Uma2 family endonuclease — its product is MTYTPPKILTFEEFIAQYGDNTRYELIDGELRDMEPTGPHEAVAGSIAGRIYVEIFSANFNWLVPKTCLIKPPAAEATALRPDVIVLDKAELSKEPLWQKQPVICNGSTIKLVAEVVSTNWQDDYARKVEEYAFLNIPEYWIVDFRSLGGLQFIGNPKQPTFTVCHLVNGVYEQQQYRLGDTIYSYLFSNLKLKLDDIMPN
- a CDS encoding DUF705 domain-containing protein, giving the protein MQQFIIYVDVDDTLIRTFSGKRIRIPSTINHIKELKQQNAVLYCWSSGGAEYAKMVAEELGISEIFAAFLPKPNMLLDDQNVNDWKYLIQVHPMSCNSMSLDKYRQQVFDNVSFAGYDDD